In Spirochaetota bacterium, a single genomic region encodes these proteins:
- a CDS encoding LamG-like jellyroll fold domain-containing protein, whose protein sequence is MRSYLTIILSLAVSAYAADIGADALKQGGLFSEWKSTKSIGTEFISDGFNGTPSIKVSFPDPDSTGGIITSHVAVSDGMHTLTLKVRGAGRLAAHFFQYDGTKKVLIKDMQDLGALGADWKEIKKRISISNGTALFTMNYLMFKANGWFELGDIKFIADEKTVKPSLGVNPRRLGSDGPVGCWSFDTGDASGLTIYDRAGNAHGDLAAGTIYTPGKNGQAVRFDGATGKIVGDGAPVLGQNFTIAAWFRSEHFGEKTHTPEGQHSIYAGDAKGCHYFRVNADGKLALIRSDIAGVANSSAAVAAGDWTHIAMTYGEDGSYVFYINGRSAGAGTAKHQPFVNADRYCLGQANAGGPIRAMKGDLDDVFVYDRVLSGSEIQSLLSRSLDAVSADERTARRTSTLGLNITGSAEYNWFTVGKPVTFLPEGGIIDEAIRSFTGTVYDARNRKITELTLPRAAFMNGGWKWQPSAPGYYEIAFSYHADGKDIPLALAYNLQTTRGTVKQFSRARRAVAVMPPITGKRPPQFGVTPDTANDREAKLASFIGFNFARIWVDWGDHWDKTKIVAKKRGEYDWKHMDEKIETLKQYGINEFFATLIGTPQWASPYPDRTEVDICVSKFAAWAPTDMKDWTDFVEAIVKRYGSSMKDWEMWNEPHLPNGSVFWRDTTEKYAELVKSGYDTIKRIDTSHRVWLGGQGGKRYLPFYREFLRLGGAPFDVLSMHGAWPGSSIPEFRELETSFKAPSRVWGSTEWHGILISAMEKPPSEAALAKRMILDLCDQLKYGAQRIAVFTMMEGHGEKELLPVAFEDGSFQQSAGLFRHRPLVEPRPAAVALRVFIDQVSSTLVYTGTADLTSGQRIVYFKDGAKTFAVLWTEGSSAEPDSRIRSALASAAVTTAEGYPLTGAFAVEPERMYFIKGLPESLFASLPQSTASLNPDVRALKAAVAVPRARYATKPILDTDLNTADTLPWVNVDWNYVQTSVPKPDGLKGRFALSIGAQGLDIVIDVKDPVFTQNEKMPDYWKGDSVQFAIDTDGTGSLYGQTEFVAALTPTGPLIYKAIAASVGGDLPQRWTAANAPLKHGRILIDRNGPSLRYRIHIDATELYPFDVSARKTVRFSVLINNNDGAGRAGYLEWSSGIGAAKDAVYYGKLEPE, encoded by the coding sequence ATGAGATCATATCTTACGATCATACTATCGCTTGCGGTATCGGCGTACGCTGCCGACATCGGAGCGGATGCGCTGAAACAGGGGGGACTTTTCAGCGAATGGAAGTCGACGAAGTCGATTGGCACGGAATTCATTTCCGACGGCTTCAACGGCACGCCGTCCATAAAGGTGAGCTTCCCCGATCCGGATTCCACCGGCGGCATAATCACCTCGCACGTTGCCGTCAGCGACGGCATGCACACGCTCACGCTCAAGGTACGCGGTGCCGGCCGCCTTGCAGCGCATTTCTTCCAGTATGACGGGACGAAGAAAGTCCTTATCAAGGACATGCAGGACCTCGGTGCGCTCGGCGCTGACTGGAAGGAAATAAAAAAACGCATCTCAATATCCAACGGCACTGCGCTCTTCACGATGAATTATCTCATGTTCAAGGCCAATGGCTGGTTCGAGTTAGGCGATATCAAATTCATCGCCGATGAAAAGACCGTAAAACCATCGCTCGGTGTCAATCCTCGGCGGCTCGGATCGGACGGCCCCGTCGGATGCTGGTCATTCGATACGGGCGATGCCTCCGGCCTCACCATCTATGACCGCGCCGGCAACGCGCACGGCGACCTTGCTGCCGGAACGATATACACCCCCGGCAAGAACGGACAGGCGGTACGCTTCGACGGCGCTACGGGAAAGATCGTCGGCGACGGCGCGCCCGTGCTCGGCCAGAATTTCACGATCGCCGCATGGTTTCGCTCCGAGCATTTCGGCGAAAAGACACATACCCCGGAGGGGCAGCACTCCATTTACGCGGGCGATGCGAAGGGATGCCATTACTTCCGGGTAAATGCGGACGGCAAACTCGCGCTGATACGTTCGGACATTGCCGGCGTGGCGAATTCCAGCGCCGCAGTAGCCGCAGGGGATTGGACGCATATCGCCATGACATACGGCGAGGACGGAAGCTACGTATTCTATATCAACGGCAGATCAGCCGGGGCCGGCACAGCGAAGCATCAGCCGTTCGTGAACGCCGACCGCTACTGTCTCGGGCAGGCGAATGCCGGCGGACCGATACGCGCAATGAAAGGTGACCTCGATGATGTATTCGTCTATGACCGTGTGCTCTCGGGCAGCGAGATCCAGTCACTCCTTTCGCGCTCACTTGATGCGGTATCGGCAGATGAACGTACCGCCCGGCGCACATCGACACTCGGGCTCAACATCACCGGCTCAGCGGAATACAATTGGTTCACGGTCGGCAAACCGGTGACATTCCTTCCCGAAGGCGGCATCATCGATGAAGCGATACGTTCGTTCACCGGAACAGTGTACGATGCGCGTAATAGAAAGATAACGGAGCTCACATTGCCCCGTGCGGCATTCATGAACGGCGGATGGAAATGGCAGCCATCAGCACCGGGGTATTACGAGATCGCATTCTCGTACCATGCCGACGGAAAGGATATACCGCTTGCACTCGCGTACAATCTGCAGACAACGCGCGGCACGGTTAAGCAGTTTTCGCGCGCGCGCCGCGCCGTGGCTGTCATGCCGCCGATAACGGGAAAACGTCCGCCGCAGTTCGGCGTGACGCCGGATACGGCCAATGACAGAGAGGCGAAGCTTGCATCGTTCATCGGTTTCAATTTCGCCCGCATCTGGGTCGACTGGGGCGATCACTGGGACAAGACCAAGATCGTCGCGAAAAAACGCGGTGAGTACGACTGGAAACACATGGACGAAAAGATAGAGACACTGAAGCAATACGGCATCAATGAATTCTTTGCTACACTGATAGGCACGCCGCAGTGGGCATCTCCCTACCCTGACCGCACCGAGGTCGACATCTGCGTCTCGAAATTCGCAGCTTGGGCGCCGACGGACATGAAGGACTGGACCGATTTCGTCGAAGCTATCGTAAAGCGCTACGGCTCCTCCATGAAGGATTGGGAGATGTGGAATGAACCGCATCTTCCCAACGGCAGCGTGTTCTGGCGCGACACGACGGAAAAATACGCTGAGCTCGTGAAAAGCGGCTACGATACGATCAAGCGAATCGATACGTCGCACCGCGTTTGGCTCGGCGGCCAGGGCGGCAAACGCTATCTCCCCTTCTACCGCGAATTCCTCAGGCTCGGCGGTGCACCGTTCGATGTGCTCTCGATGCACGGCGCATGGCCGGGCTCATCGATACCAGAGTTCAGGGAGCTTGAGACCTCGTTCAAGGCACCGAGCCGCGTATGGGGATCGACGGAGTGGCACGGCATACTCATCAGCGCCATGGAAAAGCCCCCGAGCGAAGCGGCGCTCGCCAAGCGCATGATCCTCGATCTCTGCGATCAGCTGAAATACGGAGCGCAGCGCATTGCGGTTTTCACAATGATGGAAGGACACGGCGAAAAGGAACTGCTGCCCGTAGCCTTCGAGGACGGATCGTTCCAGCAGTCGGCAGGGCTTTTCCGTCATCGCCCCCTCGTAGAACCGCGTCCGGCAGCGGTAGCGCTCCGCGTGTTCATCGATCAGGTGTCATCAACACTCGTTTATACAGGCACCGCAGATCTTACATCCGGGCAGCGCATCGTGTATTTCAAGGACGGTGCAAAGACATTCGCCGTGCTCTGGACGGAAGGATCATCGGCCGAGCCCGACAGCCGCATACGGAGTGCACTCGCATCTGCCGCGGTCACCACCGCCGAAGGCTATCCGCTCACCGGGGCGTTCGCTGTTGAACCGGAACGGATGTATTTCATCAAAGGGCTCCCCGAATCGCTCTTCGCATCGCTTCCGCAGTCGACGGCATCGCTCAATCCCGACGTGAGGGCGCTGAAAGCCGCGGTCGCGGTCCCGCGTGCACGCTATGCTACAAAACCTATTCTCGATACTGATCTGAACACCGCCGATACGCTTCCGTGGGTCAATGTCGACTGGAACTATGTGCAGACAAGTGTACCGAAGCCCGACGGTCTTAAGGGCAGATTCGCCCTATCGATTGGTGCGCAGGGTCTTGATATCGTCATCGACGTGAAGGACCCTGTGTTCACACAGAACGAGAAAATGCCCGACTACTGGAAAGGCGACAGTGTACAGTTCGCGATAGACACGGATGGGACCGGATCGCTGTACGGGCAGACGGAATTCGTCGCCGCTCTCACACCAACAGGACCGCTCATCTATAAAGCGATAGCTGCTTCAGTGGGGGGCGACCTCCCGCAGCGCTGGACGGCCGCGAACGCGCCGCTTAAGCACGGACGCATTCTCATCGACAGGAACGGGCCGTCACTGCGCTACCGTATCCATATCGATGCAACCGAGCTTTACCCGTTCGATGTCTCGGCAAGAAAAACGGTACGCTTCTCCGTGCTCATCAACAACAACGACGGCGCGGGGCGCGCAGGATATCTCGAATGGTCAAGCGGCATCGGTGCGGCGAAAGATGCCGTGTACTATGGGAAACTGGAACCGGAATGA
- a CDS encoding uroporphyrinogen decarboxylase family protein has product MKTNRTTENTESTESHVAPDISRLIHAFRKEPHDRTPNFEIAINKTNAQALLGHALPDGYSFWNEDVLADVISMAKLVGQDAIPCALRMHAKHASVRTMDDIAAIVPPSMNDMRGKMERYLAAVKGTGIGVCANLAGPLTAAYMSAGPTAIESFMLMIYEQPELVARLLDLYTKFALDVIEATKDIPFHFFYIGDDVTGFMSPDHLAQLWAPREAKIIEAARATGRPVMCHCCGPMKDVLPFFADWKVNAINPVQTVVNDVYAIHEKYPDFTIVGNICVQELLSFGTPEAVAADTKEHIRRLSDRRGYVVASSHSIIDTVKPENYRALVEAAHAGTY; this is encoded by the coding sequence ATGAAAACAAATAGAACCACAGAGAACACGGAGAGCACAGAGAGCCATGTGGCACCTGATATATCGCGGCTCATCCATGCGTTCCGCAAGGAGCCGCATGACCGCACGCCGAATTTCGAAATCGCCATCAATAAAACGAATGCACAAGCGCTCCTCGGCCATGCCCTGCCGGACGGTTACAGCTTCTGGAACGAGGATGTCCTTGCCGATGTGATATCGATGGCGAAACTTGTCGGGCAGGACGCCATACCCTGCGCGCTTCGTATGCACGCAAAGCATGCGAGCGTCAGAACGATGGATGATATTGCCGCGATCGTTCCCCCGTCAATGAATGACATGCGCGGAAAAATGGAGAGATACCTCGCCGCCGTGAAGGGCACCGGCATCGGCGTATGCGCCAATCTCGCAGGACCGCTCACCGCCGCATATATGTCAGCCGGACCGACCGCGATAGAATCGTTCATGCTCATGATATATGAACAGCCCGAACTCGTCGCAAGACTTCTTGACCTCTATACGAAATTCGCGCTCGACGTCATCGAAGCGACGAAGGACATCCCCTTCCACTTCTTCTACATCGGCGATGATGTCACCGGTTTCATGAGTCCCGATCACCTTGCCCAGCTCTGGGCGCCGCGCGAAGCGAAGATCATCGAAGCGGCACGCGCGACCGGCCGCCCGGTTATGTGTCATTGCTGCGGACCGATGAAGGACGTGCTTCCGTTCTTCGCCGACTGGAAAGTGAATGCGATAAACCCGGTGCAGACCGTGGTCAACGATGTGTATGCGATACACGAAAAGTATCCCGATTTCACCATCGTCGGGAATATCTGCGTGCAGGAGCTGTTAAGCTTCGGGACACCGGAGGCGGTAGCGGCCGACACGAAAGAGCACATCCGCAGGCTGTCCGATCGACGCGGCTATGTGGTCGCATCGAGCCATTCGATAATCGATACGGTGAAGCCGGAGAACTACCGCGCTCTGGTGGAAGCAGCCCATGCAGGGACGTACTGA
- a CDS encoding L-fucose/L-arabinose isomerase family protein, which produces MNAANQRKARIGLFGVGHDTYWHQFEGLLQGLMGYHGELKKKVDAFGAEVIDFGMVDTNAKAYDTLTKIKAADVDILFCNMLTYATSSVFAPIMRDAAVPVILVALQPRAAMDYTKASTYMQLENDNICSVPEFTGVAVRLGKKVADVIIGTLTGDVRADAEIKEWCAIARVLRSLKGARLGLMGHVLESMYDMHADPTAISSAFGVHVPLIEIADLAACYKQVSDAEVKEKIKAIEAIFDFPNPKSDPVTKKLTKEDLEQAAKSACALDRLIKKFDLTGLAYYYEGEPESLERTIATTLIVGNSLLLAKGFPMCGEFDIKTNVAMLIMDRLGIGGSFAEFHPFDFSEDFILVGHDGPHHLNIADGKPVLRSLTKYHGKPGSGAGVEFKIKEGPITMLGITQKADGKFKFVIGEGESKKGMIPPTGNTNTRGFFPPNTRDFIKAWVMEGPTHHYALGVGRHAATIKKIADALGIEAVVVKGNCNENK; this is translated from the coding sequence ATGAACGCTGCGAACCAGAGAAAAGCCCGCATCGGCCTCTTCGGCGTGGGACATGACACCTATTGGCATCAATTCGAAGGCCTCTTGCAGGGGCTTATGGGATACCACGGAGAGCTGAAGAAGAAAGTGGATGCTTTCGGCGCTGAGGTGATCGACTTCGGTATGGTCGACACCAACGCCAAGGCATATGATACGCTCACAAAGATAAAGGCAGCCGACGTCGACATTCTTTTCTGTAATATGCTCACCTACGCCACATCCTCAGTGTTCGCGCCGATCATGCGGGATGCCGCTGTCCCGGTCATTCTCGTTGCGCTTCAGCCGCGGGCAGCCATGGATTACACCAAAGCGTCCACCTACATGCAGCTTGAGAACGATAATATCTGCAGCGTGCCGGAATTCACCGGTGTCGCAGTACGGCTCGGTAAAAAAGTTGCGGACGTCATCATCGGAACGCTCACCGGCGACGTGCGCGCGGATGCCGAGATAAAAGAATGGTGCGCGATAGCACGGGTGCTCCGCTCGCTCAAGGGCGCACGGCTCGGTCTCATGGGCCATGTCCTTGAATCGATGTATGACATGCATGCCGACCCCACCGCGATATCGTCCGCCTTCGGCGTACACGTACCGCTCATCGAGATAGCCGATCTCGCCGCATGCTACAAGCAGGTAAGCGACGCAGAAGTAAAGGAAAAGATCAAAGCCATCGAAGCGATATTCGATTTCCCCAATCCGAAATCGGACCCGGTGACAAAGAAGCTCACAAAGGAAGACCTCGAACAGGCGGCAAAGAGCGCCTGCGCACTGGACCGTCTCATCAAGAAATTCGATCTCACCGGCCTCGCCTACTACTACGAAGGTGAGCCCGAATCGCTCGAACGCACCATCGCGACGACGCTCATCGTCGGCAATTCGCTTCTCCTCGCCAAAGGATTTCCCATGTGCGGCGAATTCGATATTAAGACCAATGTCGCCATGCTTATCATGGACAGGCTCGGCATCGGCGGCAGCTTCGCCGAATTCCATCCCTTCGATTTCTCGGAAGACTTCATACTGGTAGGCCATGACGGACCTCACCATCTGAATATCGCCGACGGAAAGCCGGTGCTCCGTTCGCTCACCAAGTATCACGGCAAGCCGGGAAGCGGCGCGGGCGTGGAGTTCAAGATAAAGGAAGGCCCCATCACCATGCTCGGCATCACCCAGAAGGCCGACGGAAAATTCAAATTCGTCATCGGCGAAGGCGAATCGAAAAAAGGGATGATACCGCCGACGGGGAACACCAACACGCGCGGCTTTTTCCCGCCGAACACGCGCGACTTCATCAAGGCATGGGTCATGGAAGGCCCGACGCATCATTACGCGCTCGGTGTGGGCAGACATGCCGCGACGATAAAGAAGATAGCGGACGCACTCGGCATTGAAGCGGTCGTGGTAAAGGGCAACTGCAATGAAAACAAATAG